The region GTGGCCCTCAGCTCCGGAGGCTGATGCTCTATCCAGCTGAGCTACAGGCGCTCCCGTCGATCAGATCCGACACATTAGCATAGCGTTTCTGTTGCTGTCTAGGGAGTTGGATCACCATTTGGCACGAATCCATAGGGCAGGAGGATTTCGTCGTCGCCTGAAGATTGAGGGCGGCGCAGGATGGACAAAGAGAGTGCCTCGTGTTCAGCCAGGCGGTCGGCGTCGCGTCGAAGGGTGGCTGAGAGCCGGACAATGGGCACGGCGGTTTGGACGGCACAAGCACCATGGACTATCCCGTCCGATTCGCCGGGAATGCCCATCGTGCGGCATGTGATGGGTCTGTGGGAGTAGATACTGCAAGTTCCGTCGGCCTCCAGGGCGGGGCAGGGAAGGTGGGCGAATCGTTCGGCCATCTCATCGACGGTGTCATCTGCCCACTCGTCAAGGCTCGGTGTCGATTTCAACCTTGGGTAGGCCGTTTCCATAGCGGTGATCTGGGTTCTGGCCCGCGTGACGATGGCATGCGCGAGAGCGGGCGGTAATTCATCAATGCCCCGTTGTATTTCGAGGGCGTCGAGGCGTGTAATTGGAAAGATGCCGGTACAGCATTCGCAGCAGCCGCGCCCGCAGGGGATCTGCCCCAGGAGTGAGGCTCGTGCGCGCTGGAACCAGTCTTCGGCTTGCTGGAAGAGGGGTAAGGGGTGAGGGGAGGACGCCGTGGTCCCCATGGTGCCTATTCCTCGGGAAGAGAGAGATCCACGATGAGTTCTCCTTTGGGGGAGAAGAATCCTTGCTGATCGATCTGCACGATGCCGTTACAGTGTTCCTGGAAAAATTCCAGAATCCATCCGTTGAAATCATAGCCCTCGTCGGTGACGTCGGCTTCGACCATGCGCGTCGTGAGGATGAATCGCGCGCGGGTGACGTGTTCTTGGGCCAGACTGGCCTCGAGGCTGTCGTGTGAGGAGAGATGCTCCAGAAATTGTTTCTGTTCCTGTTCGAACAAATCCTGATAGCTGCCCCGGTCGCGCACGCAAAACACGTGAATCGGCTTACGCTCGCGCGCATAACCCAAAACGACCTGCACCCATGCCCACTCGTCCAGCATGGCATCGCTCATGTCGGGGGGGAGGATGGGAAGTTGTCCACGCGACTTGAGGAATTCCATCAACAGGCGAAGCGGTGGAGCATTGTCATTTTTGCAGAAGACTCGTGAGTAAATGACCGCTTCGGTTGCGGCGCCCTCGGCCGGTTGAGCGTTAGAGGGAAGAATGGGAAGTTCTTTAGCCATGGCGACGCCTCGTGATCCTGAGTGATGCAATAGACAGCAACCTGCCTTCGTACTGTACTCTGTGGCTCACGCGGCGCGCAAGAGCATCGAGCAGGCTGGTCGCCTCTCTGGATGCGCGTGCTCCGCTTTGCGGCTCTTGACAGCCCCCATGGCTTTGGATACACTCTCGCCCTGTTTTCGGACTGATTCTGCAGGACACTCGCAGATTTCCGGCTCCACCTCTGTACGTACGAGTTTATAGATCGCAGACCGCACAAGTCAGTTCACTTTCATTCGTTGTTCAAAGGGAGGAACGCATGGCCAAGTCGATGACGAAATCGCAGATTGCTGACCATCTTGCCGGAAAGGCGGGGATTACCAAGAAGACGGCTGTCCAGTTCCTGGACGATTTTGCCGCTCTCGCCTATCGTGAAGCGAAGAATGCCTTCGTAGTACCGGGAATCGGAAAGTTGGTGCTGGCCAATCGGAAGGCCCGCATGGGTCGGAACCCGCAAACGGGTGAGCCGATCAAGATTCCGGCCAAGCGAGTGGTGAAGTTCCGAGTCGCGAAGATGGCCAAAGATTCGATCCTCGGAAAGAAGTA is a window of Nitrospira sp. DNA encoding:
- a CDS encoding YkgJ family cysteine cluster protein; this translates as MGTTASSPHPLPLFQQAEDWFQRARASLLGQIPCGRGCCECCTGIFPITRLDALEIQRGIDELPPALAHAIVTRARTQITAMETAYPRLKSTPSLDEWADDTVDEMAERFAHLPCPALEADGTCSIYSHRPITCRTMGIPGESDGIVHGACAVQTAVPIVRLSATLRRDADRLAEHEALSLSILRRPQSSGDDEILLPYGFVPNGDPTP
- a CDS encoding HU family DNA-binding protein, whose translation is MAKSMTKSQIADHLAGKAGITKKTAVQFLDDFAALAYREAKNAFVVPGIGKLVLANRKARMGRNPQTGEPIKIPAKRVVKFRVAKMAKDSILGKK